The Desulfovibrio piger DNA segment AGCTCACCTGGATGGACGCCGTGGTCGACGGCAGGCCCGTCACGCCGCGGCACGGCCAGCCGGTGGAGATCAGCGCCCTGTGGTACAATGCCCTGGCCTTTGCCGACCATCTGGCCCGGCGCTTCGACGAACCTCACTGGCAGGATTCCGTCGACCAGCGGGACCGCATGCGCGCCGTTTTCGTCCACCGGCACTGGATCAAAGATTACCGGGGCGACTATCTGGCCGACGTCTGGCGGGATGGCGAGCGGGATTTCCGTGTGCGGCCCAACCAGCTGTTCGCCGTTTCCCTGCCCTTCCCCATCCTCGAAGAAGACAATTACGCCTCCGTGGTCTCGCGCGTGCGCCAGTGCCTGCTGACCCCCTGCGGGCTGCGCACGCTGGCCCCCAGCGCCAACGAGTACTGCTCCCTTTATGAAGGCGGGCCCGGAGAGCGTGACAAAGCCTACCATCAGGGCACGGTCTGGCCCTGGCTTCTGGGCGCTTACGGCGATGCCCTGCTGCGGGCTGCCTGGGATGAGGAAGGCGCCGCGCGCGACCTGCTGCATACCCTGACGCCCCTCTTCGGCAGCCATCTGGGCGGCGCCGGTATCGGGAGCATCTCCGAGATATTCGACGGAGACCCGCCGCATCTGCCCAACGGCTGCATCGCCCAGGCCTGGAGCGTGGCCGAATGCCTGCGTCTGCTGAACAGGCTGGAAAAGGTGGCTCCCCAGGCCTATGCGCAGTGGGAAAACGCCCTGCTGCAAGGAGACAGGTAATGCGCGTCCTCATGTTCGGCTGGGAATTTTCCCCCTTCAAGAGCGGCGGGCTGGGCACGGCCTGCCAGGGCATGGCCACGGCACTGGCCAAGAAAGGCACGGAGATCTTCTTTGTCCTGCCCCGTGCCGAAAGTGACCGCCCTGTCCATCTGCCGGACGGCCTGACCATGTTTTCCGCCTCGGGCACCCGGGTCTGCACCCGCAGCGCCCGTCTCCGGCGCGAAGAAGACGTGCGCGAGATATGGCATGACCGCCAGTACACGAAGCTCGTCCCCGGCTTCCGGGACGAGATCGAAGAGATCTGGCGCGAAAAGCTGCATCTGGAATATATCGACTCGCCGCTGCGCCCCTATCTGAACAGCGGCAGCTATCTGAAAGAGCACCGGGAGCTCCAGCGTCTGCTTTCCGAAAAACGTCTGGCCGACCCGACCCTGCGGACCGTCTTGCAGCATGAAGGCCCGGAGCGGGAGCACCTTCTGCGCGAGATCGCAGAGACCCGGGAACAGTGCGAGACCCTGACGCTGCACGGCGGTTACGGCGAAGACCTCATGAGCGAAGTCTACCGTTATGCCTGCGCCGCGGCCGTCATCGCCGGACGCCTGGAATTCGACGTCATCCATGTCCATGACTGGATGACCTATCCGGCGGGGATGCTGGTCAAGCAGCTGACGGGCAAACCGCTGGTGGCCCATATCCATGCCCTGGAGCATGACCGCAGCGGCGACAACCTCAACCAGACCGTGGCCGACATCGAAAAGGCAGGCATGGAGGCCGCCGACCGCGTCGTGGCCGTGAGCCACTACACCAAGCAGAAAGTCATGGCGCAGTACGGCATCCCCGAGGACAAGATCTCCGTGGTCCACAACGCCGTCTCCCGCAATGACATCCACAAGAGCGTGGTCATCCCCGAACGCTGCCGTCATGAGAAGCGGGTCCTGTTCATGGGCCGCGTCACCTACCAGAAAGGCCCCGACTATTTTGTCGAAGCCGCCAAGCTGGTACTGGACCGTCTGCCCCACACGCGTTTCATCATGGCCGGCAGCGGCGACATGCTGCCCAACATGGTGCGCCGTGTGGCCCACCTGCGCATCGGGGACCGATTCCATTTCACGGGCTTTTTGCGCAACGGCGAAGTGGACCGCATGTAC contains these protein-coding regions:
- a CDS encoding glycosyltransferase, with the translated sequence MRVLMFGWEFSPFKSGGLGTACQGMATALAKKGTEIFFVLPRAESDRPVHLPDGLTMFSASGTRVCTRSARLRREEDVREIWHDRQYTKLVPGFRDEIEEIWREKLHLEYIDSPLRPYLNSGSYLKEHRELQRLLSEKRLADPTLRTVLQHEGPEREHLLREIAETREQCETLTLHGGYGEDLMSEVYRYACAAAVIAGRLEFDVIHVHDWMTYPAGMLVKQLTGKPLVAHIHALEHDRSGDNLNQTVADIEKAGMEAADRVVAVSHYTKQKVMAQYGIPEDKISVVHNAVSRNDIHKSVVIPERCRHEKRVLFMGRVTYQKGPDYFVEAAKLVLDRLPHTRFIMAGSGDMLPNMVRRVAHLRIGDRFHFTGFLRNGEVDRMYAMSDLYVMPSVSEPFGIAPLEAMAYDVPVLISRQSGVAEVVRNAIKADFWDVREMANKICALLAYPLLAAEEVRNCREELKNIRWENAATKLRAIYDQLVAGRR